In one Alnus glutinosa chromosome 12, dhAlnGlut1.1, whole genome shotgun sequence genomic region, the following are encoded:
- the LOC133852096 gene encoding potassium transporter 5-like has translation MSSEAAPPCSEQSMEEFSRELHGKKVLRRFDSLDIESSTVHGRQGHGSRAVGWSVVLHLAFQSIGIVYGDIGTSPLYVYASTFSNGIKHNDDILGVLSLIFYTLTLIPLVKYVFIVLQANDNGEGGTFALYSLICRYAKVGLIPNQQAEDWEVSNFQLELPSSREWMASRVKSKLESSQFAKFFLLLATMLGTAMVIGDGVLTPCISVLSAVGGIKGATSSMTDDMIVWISVAILIFLFMIQRFGTDKVGYTFAPIICVWFAFIGGIGLFNFIKFDPTVVKAINPNYIVKYFQRNKKEAWISLGGTVLAITGTEALFADVGHFTVRSIQISMCSVTYPALILAYTGQASFLRKHNDLVKDTFYESIPDPLYWPIFMLAILASIVASQAMISGTFSMVQQSLSLGCFPRVKIVHTSAKYEGQIYIPEVNYLLMLACIGVTLGFRSTAKIGNAYGIAVVFVMTLTSAFLVLIMIMIWKSHILLIVSYVLVIGTVELLYLSSVLYKFDQGGYLPLAFAAVLMSIMYIWNDVHRRKYFYELNNKVSLEKLKEMAAETKFCRLPGLALFYSELVQGIPPIFKHYVANVPAMHSTLVFVSIKSLPISKVPVEERFLFRRVEPKDQNVFRCVVRYGYTDRPQEQEPLEKMLVERLKEFVVDDFWFAQSKLNNSENDGESLDARTLVNEDQENKVDEEEVEREIEALDEAWRAGVVHLIGNNEVVAGKEAGIVKRFLINYAYNFLRKNLRQSENVFDIPCKRMLKVGMIYEL, from the exons ATGTCTAGTGAAGCAGCACCACCATGTTCTGAACAAAGTATGGAGGAATTTTCCAGAGAACTTCATGGGAAGAAAGTTTTGAGAAGATTCGATTCCTTGGATATAGAATCCTCCACTGTTCACGGTCGTCAGGGCCATGGCTCCAGG GCAGTGGGGTGGTCGGTGGTCTTGCATTTAGCATTCCAGAGCATCGGAATTGTATACGGAGACATTGGTACTTCACCGCTCTATGTGTATGCGAGCACTTTCAGTAATGGAATCAAGCACAACGACGACATTTTGGGTGTTCTTTCCTTGATCTTTTACACCCTCACCTTAATTCCTCTCGTTAAGTACGTTTTCATCGTCTTACAAGCCAACGATAATGGCGAAG GAGGGACGTTTGCGTTGTACTCTCTCATATGCCGATATGCAAAGGTTGGTTTGATCCCAAATCAGCAAGCAGAGGACTGGGAGGTGTCGAATTTCCAGCTTGAGTTACCGAGCAGTCGTGAGTGGATGGCATCGAGGGTGAAGTCTAAGCTGGAGAGCAGCCAGTTTGCCAAGTTCTTCCTATTGCTTGCCACCATGCTTGGAACTGCCATGGTTATTGGTGATGGTGTTCTCACTCCTTGCATCTCAG TGTTATCCGCTGTGGGAGGGATCAAGGGAGCTACATCTTCGATGACAGACG ATATGATTGTTTGGATATCAGTTGCCATCTTGATCTTCCTATTTATGATTCAAAGATTTGGAACCGACAAAGTGGGCTATACTTTTGCGCCAATAATTTGCGTTTGGTTCGCATTCATCGGGGGCATTGGccttttcaatttcatcaaatttgaTCCAACTGTCGTCAAAGCCATAAATCCAAACTACATCGTTAAATATTTCCAGAGGAACAAAAAAGAAGCATGGATATCCCTTGGTGGCACTGTTCTTGCCATAACAG GAACCGAAGCGCTGTTTGCCGATGTTGGCCACTTCACAGTACGGTCAATTCAAATAAGCATGTGCTCAGTGACATACCCGGCTCTCATTTTGGCATACACTGGACAAGCTTCCTTCCTTCGCAAGCATAATGATCTTGTCAAGGATACCTTCTACGAGTCCATACCAG ACCCTTTGTATTGGCCAATATTTATGTTGGCTATATTGGCGTCAATAGTAGCTAGTCAGGCCATGATTTCAGGGACTTTCTCTATGGTCCAACAATCCCTCTCACTAGGGTGTTTTCCTCGGGTGAAAATCGTGCATACATCGGCTAAGTATGAAGGACAAATTTACATACCAGAAGTCAATTACCTTCTTATGTTGGCATGCATAGGGGTCACTTTGGGTTTCAGGAGCACCGCAAAGATTGGCAATGCATACG GGATAGCAGTGGTATTTGTGATGACTCTCACATCGGCCTTCCTAGTACTAATCATGATCATGATATGGAAATCTCACATTCTCTTAATAGTCTCCTATGTTCTTGTTATTGGCACTGTGGAGCTTCTCTATTTAAGCTCAGTCCTTTACAAGTTTGACCAAGGAGGATATCTTCCCCTAGCCTTTGCTGCAGTATTGATGAGTATAATGTACATTTGGAATGATGTGCACAGAAGAAAGTACTTCTATGAGTTGAATAACAAAGTTTCTTTGGAGAAGCTCAAGGAGATGGCAGCTGAAACAAAGTTTTGTCGACTCCCTGGTTTGGCCTTGTTCTATTCAGAGCTTGTTCAGGGCATCCCGCCCATTTTCAAGCACTACGTTGCAAATGTGCCTGCAATGCACTCAACCCTGGTCTTCGTCTCCATCAAGTCACTACCCATCAGCAAAGTTCCAGTGGAAGAGCGTTTCCTCTTTCGTCGAGTGGAGCCTAAAGACCAAAATGTGTTTCGATGTGTTGTGAGATATGGGTACACAGATAGGCCTCAAGAACAAGAACCCCTCGAGAAAATGTTAGTTGAAAGATTGAAGGAGTTTGTCGTAGATGATTTTTGGTTCGCCCAAAGTAAACTAAATAATTCTGAAAATGATGGGGAGTCGTTGGATGCTCGGACGTTGGTTaatgaagaccaagaaaataaagttGATGAAGAGGaggtggagagagagattgaggcTTTAGATGAAGCATGGCGTGCCGGGGTTGTTCATTTGATTGGTAATAATGAAGTGGTTGCTGGAAAAGAAGCAGGTATAGtaaagaggtttttgataaattatgCTTACAATTTCTTGAGGAAAAATTTAAGACAGtctgaaaatgtttttgataTTCCTTGCAAGCGCATGCTAAAAGTCGGCATGATTTACGAGCTATAA